A window of Belonocnema kinseyi isolate 2016_QV_RU_SX_M_011 chromosome 9, B_treatae_v1, whole genome shotgun sequence contains these coding sequences:
- the LOC117180821 gene encoding uncharacterized protein LOC117180821 — protein MNRKQSTNSVFPYLYEQVELKPIISGTHGASYDRRVKITDWQDRYLIEPRDKTDFFPPKGNLRMATYNRLGTYEPQKYLTETKENIRKYEPSDFEKHPAPVKMLNIFSYPLTDTDDKSKVNTEIKISRSPENVPEIIEELPNTLYRRTLGYTLEDLEKLEGTRTFLDEDLELHKKIADIKIKQYDR, from the exons atgaatagaaaacaGTCTACAAAC TCTGTATTTCCATATTTGTACGAACAAGTTGAATTAAAACCCATTATTTCTGGCACTCATGGAGCTTCTTATGACAGGAGAGTCAAAATAACCGACTG GCAAGATCGATATTTAATAGAACCACGtgacaaaacagatttttttccaccaaaaggaAATTTGCGAATGGCTACTTATAACAGATTAGGAACTTATGagcctcaaaaatatttaacagaaacgaaagaaaacattagaaaatatGAACCTTCCGATTTTGAAAAACACCCTGCACCAGTCAAGatgctaaatattttttcttatccaCTCACTGA taCTGATGACAAATCTAAAGTCAACACTGAAATAAAAATATCCCGCAGCCCAGAAAACGTACccgaaattatagaggaattaccaAATACTTTGTACAGAAGAACTTTGGGATATACTTTGGAAGATCTTGAAAAATTAGAAGGCACAAGAACTTTCTTAGACGAGGATTTagaattgcataaaaaaatagCTGATATCAAAATAAAGCAATACGAtagataa
- the LOC117179711 gene encoding radial spoke head 10 homolog B-like isoform X1 — MNVPFETEIKDDEKNLQEDKIDYYQSNAQEKLINLLYNDILKNFITDQSWNIIPSNANVCVNKQPDSLITNEEIIDGELDKTNNKEEMPGLEKHSHEKKDEKHVFQDDKYEITFPNGNSYSGQINRNKIDGVGSYFWRYGAQYKGEFKENRIEGKGNLIWKDNSWYEGEFLNSMRHGKGIMVNKDFSRFYTGNWYMGQKNGKGLCRYSDDNFYDGNWVMGKKNGMGYRVYPNGSVYMGNWENDFRHGVGTMVWPNGDIYRGEWVSGKMHGYGEYTWNGYFNKTLSWPQENSYMGQWSCGLRHGKGLLKLNSAGGAKYSGMWNADKKHGFGVLIGNDGSVLERNPLFQNDILVSENIETNESEENLEYQKETKFIKEPKKIVDPIETSLLNPEQWPLLSQFMRHLLIKPKNEIDDTVLEVQRCEECNLEVKEPCNCLKDVLKKELKTRSSVENTIDYNIKLKEKLLSQEEMLLRNSLTTHMPRLKQIYETYTKVFCPNEKVSPYLSMSRLSLWQLWRDCGIHKKNISLIEIDNLLASSSAKHLVETERGPFERIEIWQFLYALLELSWQLYSRFENSGYSENRLAGGFCKLLELDIFPNAGNHCGKIFDYGVNFLPLYSIYRIYREIGEPHSVKKLLRTIFSPKASPIPARIFEGKDINTVVERIDFNPNKESLINFTSLNSKESSKNLDSPLQNPASSIPSRIFEGKNVNTVGERITFIPNPEPLINSNSPNSNESAKNLDISVFRELGPTQFLLIVAIVCPSIKNVELNIIVNTNYELTFLEFYELLLEATAVLIKKRKMKEQKRLQVMQNQKSNEIGIETVSVTSLSTRVESHSSISIKKGEKLKKKKQRN; from the exons ATGAACGTGCCTTTTGAAACAGAAATTAAGGATGatgaaaaaaatcttcaagaGGATAAAATTGACTATTATCAATCCAATGCtcaagaaaaattgattaatttactcTACAATGATATCCTCAAGAATTTTATAACtga TCAAAGCTGGAATATAATTCCATCAAATGCAAATGTCTGCGTAAATAAACAACCAGATTCTCTGATAACGAATGAAGAAATAATAGATGGAGAACTTGATAAAACTAACAATAAAGAAGAAATGCCGGGTTTAGAAAAACATTCTCATGAAAAGAAG gacgAGAAACATGTTTTTCAAGATGATAAATACGAAATTACTTTTCCAAATGGAAACTCTTATTCCGGCCagataaatagaaataaaatagatGGAGTGGGTTCATACTTTTGGCGATATGGAGCTCAATATAAA GGAGAATTCAAAGAAAATCGAATAGAAGGAAAAGGAAATTTAATCTGGAAAGATAACTCTTGGTAcgaaggcgaatttttaaattctatgaggCATGGAAAAGGGATTATGGTAAATAAGGATTTTTCTCGTTTTTATACTGGAAACTGGTACATGGGCCAAAAAAATGGAAAGGG attATGTCGTTATTCCGACGACAATTTTTATGATGGAAACTGGGTGATGGGAAAGAAAAATGGAATGGGTTATAGAGTTTATCCCAATGGTTCAGTTTATATGGGAAACTGGGAAAATGATTTTCGGCATGGTGTTGGAACCATGGTTTGGCCCAATGGGGATATTTATAGGGGTGAATGGGTTTCTGGTAAAATGCATGG ATATGGTGAATACACGTGgaatggatattttaataaaacactTTCTTGGCCTCAAGAGAATTCTTATATGGGTCAATGGTCTTGTGGTTTACGGCACGGAAAAG gtttattgaaattaaattcagcTGGCGGAGCAAAATATTCTGGAATGTGGAATGCCGATAAAAAACATGGCTTTGGAGTTTTAATAG gaaatGATGGTTCTGTACTCGAAAGGAATCCACTTTTTCAGAACGATATTTTAGTCTCAGAGAACATAGAAACTAAtgaatcagaagaaaatttagaatacCAGAAAGAGactaa ATTTATTAAAGAacctaaaaaaatagttgatccGATCGAAACTAGTCTTCTAAATCCAGAACAATGGCCACTTTTATCTCAATTTATGAGACATTtgttaataaaaccaaaaaacgaaATTGATGATACTGTTCTGGAAGTACAAAGGTGTGAAGAATGCAATCTTGAAGTCAAAGAACCTTGCAACTGCcttaaagatgttttaaaaaaag aATTAAAAACACGTTCTTCTGTGGAAAATACCATTGATTATAATATCAAACTCAAAGAAAAATTACTGAGTCAGGAAGAAATGCTCCTTCGTAATTCCCTCACAACGCATATGCctcgtttaaaacaaatttatgaaacCTACACTAAAGTCTTTTGTCCAAATGAGAAAGTTTCTCCTTATCTTTCCATGAGTCGATTGTCTCTTTGGCAACTTTGGAGAGATTgtggaattcataaaaaaaatatcagcttAATCGAAATTGATAATCTGCTtg CCTCTTCGAGTGCAAAACATCTTGTAGAAACGGAACGTGGTCCATTTGAAAGAATAGAAATTTGGCAATTTCTTTATGCACTTCTTGAACTTTCCTGGCAATTGTATTCCAGATTTGAAAATTCTGGATATTCTGAAAATCGATTAGCTGGAGGATTTTGTAAACTTTTGGAACTAGATATTTTTCCTAATGCAGGAAACCACTGtg GGAAAATTTTTGACTATGGAGTAAATTTCTTGCCCCTTTACTCCATTTATCGAATTTATCGAGAAATTGGAGAACCACATTCAGTGAAGAAACTTCTAAGAacaattttcagtccaaaag CATCTCCGATCCCGGCTCGGATTTTCGAAGGAAAGGATATAAATACAGTTGTGGAACGAATagattttaatccaaataaagaatctttgattaattttacttctctaaattccaaagaatcttcaaaaaatctag actCACCACTTCAAAATCCAGCATCATCGATCCCATCTCGAATTTTcgaaggaaaaaatgtaaatacagtTGGGGAACGAATAACTTTCATTCCAAATCCAGAACCTCTGATTAATTCCAATTCTCCAAATTCTAACGAATCTGCAAAAAATCTAg atatttcTGTATTTCGAGAACTCGGCCCAACACAATTTCTCTTAATCGTCGCAATCGTTTGTCCATCCATAAAAAACGTAGAACTCAATATCATCGTCAATACTAATTACGAG CTTACCTTTCTCGAATTCTATGAACTCCTTTTGGAAGCAACcgcagttttgataaaaaaaaggaaaatgaaagAGCAAAAAAGGTTGCAGGTAATGCAAAACCAAAAATCAAacgaaattggaattgaaactgTTTCTGTGACTAGTTTAAGTACCAGGGTTGAATCTCACTCTTCGATCTCCATTAAAAAAGGAGAGAAACTGAAGAAAAAgaagcaaagaaattaa
- the LOC117179711 gene encoding radial spoke head 10 homolog B-like isoform X2 has translation MNVPFETEIKDDEKNLQEDKIDYYQSNAQEKLINLLYNDILKNFITDQSWNIIPSNANVCVNKQPDSLITNEEIIDGELDKTNNKEEMPGLEKHSHEKKDEKHVFQDDKYEITFPNGNSYSGQINRNKIDGVGSYFWRYGAQYKGEFKENRIEGKGNLIWKDNSWYEGEFLNSMRHGKGIMVNKDFSRFYTGNWYMGQKNGKGLCRYSDDNFYDGNWVMGKKNGMGYRVYPNGSVYMGNWENDFRHGVGTMVWPNGDIYRGEWVSGKMHGYGEYTWNGYFNKTLSWPQENSYMGQWSCGLRHGKGLLKLNSAGGAKYSGMWNADKKHGFGVLIGNDGSVLERNPLFQNDILVSENIETNESEENLEYQKETKFIKEPKKIVDPIETSLLNPEQWPLLSQFMRHLLIKPKNEIDDTVLEVQRCEECNLEVKEPCNCLKDVLKKELKTRSSVENTIDYNIKLKEKLLSQEEMLLRNSLTTHMPRLKQIYETYTKVFCPNEKVSPYLSMSRLSLWQLWRDCGIHKKNISLIEIDNLLASSSAKHLVETERGPFERIEIWQFLYALLELSWQLYSRFENSGYSENRLAGGFCKLLELDIFPNAGNHCDSPLQNPASSIPSRIFEGKNVNTVGERITFIPNPEPLINSNSPNSNESAKNLDISVFRELGPTQFLLIVAIVCPSIKNVELNIIVNTNYELTFLEFYELLLEATAVLIKKRKMKEQKRLQVMQNQKSNEIGIETVSVTSLSTRVESHSSISIKKGEKLKKKKQRN, from the exons ATGAACGTGCCTTTTGAAACAGAAATTAAGGATGatgaaaaaaatcttcaagaGGATAAAATTGACTATTATCAATCCAATGCtcaagaaaaattgattaatttactcTACAATGATATCCTCAAGAATTTTATAACtga TCAAAGCTGGAATATAATTCCATCAAATGCAAATGTCTGCGTAAATAAACAACCAGATTCTCTGATAACGAATGAAGAAATAATAGATGGAGAACTTGATAAAACTAACAATAAAGAAGAAATGCCGGGTTTAGAAAAACATTCTCATGAAAAGAAG gacgAGAAACATGTTTTTCAAGATGATAAATACGAAATTACTTTTCCAAATGGAAACTCTTATTCCGGCCagataaatagaaataaaatagatGGAGTGGGTTCATACTTTTGGCGATATGGAGCTCAATATAAA GGAGAATTCAAAGAAAATCGAATAGAAGGAAAAGGAAATTTAATCTGGAAAGATAACTCTTGGTAcgaaggcgaatttttaaattctatgaggCATGGAAAAGGGATTATGGTAAATAAGGATTTTTCTCGTTTTTATACTGGAAACTGGTACATGGGCCAAAAAAATGGAAAGGG attATGTCGTTATTCCGACGACAATTTTTATGATGGAAACTGGGTGATGGGAAAGAAAAATGGAATGGGTTATAGAGTTTATCCCAATGGTTCAGTTTATATGGGAAACTGGGAAAATGATTTTCGGCATGGTGTTGGAACCATGGTTTGGCCCAATGGGGATATTTATAGGGGTGAATGGGTTTCTGGTAAAATGCATGG ATATGGTGAATACACGTGgaatggatattttaataaaacactTTCTTGGCCTCAAGAGAATTCTTATATGGGTCAATGGTCTTGTGGTTTACGGCACGGAAAAG gtttattgaaattaaattcagcTGGCGGAGCAAAATATTCTGGAATGTGGAATGCCGATAAAAAACATGGCTTTGGAGTTTTAATAG gaaatGATGGTTCTGTACTCGAAAGGAATCCACTTTTTCAGAACGATATTTTAGTCTCAGAGAACATAGAAACTAAtgaatcagaagaaaatttagaatacCAGAAAGAGactaa ATTTATTAAAGAacctaaaaaaatagttgatccGATCGAAACTAGTCTTCTAAATCCAGAACAATGGCCACTTTTATCTCAATTTATGAGACATTtgttaataaaaccaaaaaacgaaATTGATGATACTGTTCTGGAAGTACAAAGGTGTGAAGAATGCAATCTTGAAGTCAAAGAACCTTGCAACTGCcttaaagatgttttaaaaaaag aATTAAAAACACGTTCTTCTGTGGAAAATACCATTGATTATAATATCAAACTCAAAGAAAAATTACTGAGTCAGGAAGAAATGCTCCTTCGTAATTCCCTCACAACGCATATGCctcgtttaaaacaaatttatgaaacCTACACTAAAGTCTTTTGTCCAAATGAGAAAGTTTCTCCTTATCTTTCCATGAGTCGATTGTCTCTTTGGCAACTTTGGAGAGATTgtggaattcataaaaaaaatatcagcttAATCGAAATTGATAATCTGCTtg CCTCTTCGAGTGCAAAACATCTTGTAGAAACGGAACGTGGTCCATTTGAAAGAATAGAAATTTGGCAATTTCTTTATGCACTTCTTGAACTTTCCTGGCAATTGTATTCCAGATTTGAAAATTCTGGATATTCTGAAAATCGATTAGCTGGAGGATTTTGTAAACTTTTGGAACTAGATATTTTTCCTAATGCAGGAAACCACTGtg actCACCACTTCAAAATCCAGCATCATCGATCCCATCTCGAATTTTcgaaggaaaaaatgtaaatacagtTGGGGAACGAATAACTTTCATTCCAAATCCAGAACCTCTGATTAATTCCAATTCTCCAAATTCTAACGAATCTGCAAAAAATCTAg atatttcTGTATTTCGAGAACTCGGCCCAACACAATTTCTCTTAATCGTCGCAATCGTTTGTCCATCCATAAAAAACGTAGAACTCAATATCATCGTCAATACTAATTACGAG CTTACCTTTCTCGAATTCTATGAACTCCTTTTGGAAGCAACcgcagttttgataaaaaaaaggaaaatgaaagAGCAAAAAAGGTTGCAGGTAATGCAAAACCAAAAATCAAacgaaattggaattgaaactgTTTCTGTGACTAGTTTAAGTACCAGGGTTGAATCTCACTCTTCGATCTCCATTAAAAAAGGAGAGAAACTGAAGAAAAAgaagcaaagaaattaa
- the LOC117179711 gene encoding radial spoke head 10 homolog B-like isoform X3 → MKRRQNLDEKHVFQDDKYEITFPNGNSYSGQINRNKIDGVGSYFWRYGAQYKGEFKENRIEGKGNLIWKDNSWYEGEFLNSMRHGKGIMVNKDFSRFYTGNWYMGQKNGKGLCRYSDDNFYDGNWVMGKKNGMGYRVYPNGSVYMGNWENDFRHGVGTMVWPNGDIYRGEWVSGKMHGYGEYTWNGYFNKTLSWPQENSYMGQWSCGLRHGKGLLKLNSAGGAKYSGMWNADKKHGFGVLIGNDGSVLERNPLFQNDILVSENIETNESEENLEYQKETKFIKEPKKIVDPIETSLLNPEQWPLLSQFMRHLLIKPKNEIDDTVLEVQRCEECNLEVKEPCNCLKDVLKKELKTRSSVENTIDYNIKLKEKLLSQEEMLLRNSLTTHMPRLKQIYETYTKVFCPNEKVSPYLSMSRLSLWQLWRDCGIHKKNISLIEIDNLLASSSAKHLVETERGPFERIEIWQFLYALLELSWQLYSRFENSGYSENRLAGGFCKLLELDIFPNAGNHCGKIFDYGVNFLPLYSIYRIYREIGEPHSVKKLLRTIFSPKASPIPARIFEGKDINTVVERIDFNPNKESLINFTSLNSKESSKNLDSPLQNPASSIPSRIFEGKNVNTVGERITFIPNPEPLINSNSPNSNESAKNLDISVFRELGPTQFLLIVAIVCPSIKNVELNIIVNTNYELTFLEFYELLLEATAVLIKKRKMKEQKRLQVMQNQKSNEIGIETVSVTSLSTRVESHSSISIKKGEKLKKKKQRN, encoded by the exons ATGAAAAGAAGGCAAAATTTG gacgAGAAACATGTTTTTCAAGATGATAAATACGAAATTACTTTTCCAAATGGAAACTCTTATTCCGGCCagataaatagaaataaaatagatGGAGTGGGTTCATACTTTTGGCGATATGGAGCTCAATATAAA GGAGAATTCAAAGAAAATCGAATAGAAGGAAAAGGAAATTTAATCTGGAAAGATAACTCTTGGTAcgaaggcgaatttttaaattctatgaggCATGGAAAAGGGATTATGGTAAATAAGGATTTTTCTCGTTTTTATACTGGAAACTGGTACATGGGCCAAAAAAATGGAAAGGG attATGTCGTTATTCCGACGACAATTTTTATGATGGAAACTGGGTGATGGGAAAGAAAAATGGAATGGGTTATAGAGTTTATCCCAATGGTTCAGTTTATATGGGAAACTGGGAAAATGATTTTCGGCATGGTGTTGGAACCATGGTTTGGCCCAATGGGGATATTTATAGGGGTGAATGGGTTTCTGGTAAAATGCATGG ATATGGTGAATACACGTGgaatggatattttaataaaacactTTCTTGGCCTCAAGAGAATTCTTATATGGGTCAATGGTCTTGTGGTTTACGGCACGGAAAAG gtttattgaaattaaattcagcTGGCGGAGCAAAATATTCTGGAATGTGGAATGCCGATAAAAAACATGGCTTTGGAGTTTTAATAG gaaatGATGGTTCTGTACTCGAAAGGAATCCACTTTTTCAGAACGATATTTTAGTCTCAGAGAACATAGAAACTAAtgaatcagaagaaaatttagaatacCAGAAAGAGactaa ATTTATTAAAGAacctaaaaaaatagttgatccGATCGAAACTAGTCTTCTAAATCCAGAACAATGGCCACTTTTATCTCAATTTATGAGACATTtgttaataaaaccaaaaaacgaaATTGATGATACTGTTCTGGAAGTACAAAGGTGTGAAGAATGCAATCTTGAAGTCAAAGAACCTTGCAACTGCcttaaagatgttttaaaaaaag aATTAAAAACACGTTCTTCTGTGGAAAATACCATTGATTATAATATCAAACTCAAAGAAAAATTACTGAGTCAGGAAGAAATGCTCCTTCGTAATTCCCTCACAACGCATATGCctcgtttaaaacaaatttatgaaacCTACACTAAAGTCTTTTGTCCAAATGAGAAAGTTTCTCCTTATCTTTCCATGAGTCGATTGTCTCTTTGGCAACTTTGGAGAGATTgtggaattcataaaaaaaatatcagcttAATCGAAATTGATAATCTGCTtg CCTCTTCGAGTGCAAAACATCTTGTAGAAACGGAACGTGGTCCATTTGAAAGAATAGAAATTTGGCAATTTCTTTATGCACTTCTTGAACTTTCCTGGCAATTGTATTCCAGATTTGAAAATTCTGGATATTCTGAAAATCGATTAGCTGGAGGATTTTGTAAACTTTTGGAACTAGATATTTTTCCTAATGCAGGAAACCACTGtg GGAAAATTTTTGACTATGGAGTAAATTTCTTGCCCCTTTACTCCATTTATCGAATTTATCGAGAAATTGGAGAACCACATTCAGTGAAGAAACTTCTAAGAacaattttcagtccaaaag CATCTCCGATCCCGGCTCGGATTTTCGAAGGAAAGGATATAAATACAGTTGTGGAACGAATagattttaatccaaataaagaatctttgattaattttacttctctaaattccaaagaatcttcaaaaaatctag actCACCACTTCAAAATCCAGCATCATCGATCCCATCTCGAATTTTcgaaggaaaaaatgtaaatacagtTGGGGAACGAATAACTTTCATTCCAAATCCAGAACCTCTGATTAATTCCAATTCTCCAAATTCTAACGAATCTGCAAAAAATCTAg atatttcTGTATTTCGAGAACTCGGCCCAACACAATTTCTCTTAATCGTCGCAATCGTTTGTCCATCCATAAAAAACGTAGAACTCAATATCATCGTCAATACTAATTACGAG CTTACCTTTCTCGAATTCTATGAACTCCTTTTGGAAGCAACcgcagttttgataaaaaaaaggaaaatgaaagAGCAAAAAAGGTTGCAGGTAATGCAAAACCAAAAATCAAacgaaattggaattgaaactgTTTCTGTGACTAGTTTAAGTACCAGGGTTGAATCTCACTCTTCGATCTCCATTAAAAAAGGAGAGAAACTGAAGAAAAAgaagcaaagaaattaa